Proteins encoded in a region of the Canis lupus dingo isolate Sandy chromosome 17, ASM325472v2, whole genome shotgun sequence genome:
- the ITGA10 gene encoding integrin alpha-10 isoform X1, whose amino-acid sequence MELPLIPHLLLPVVFLTGLCSPFNLDVHHPRLFPGPPEAEFGYSVLQHVGGGRRWMLVGAPWDGPSGDRRGDVYRCPVGGSHSAPCAKGHLGDYPLGNSSHPAVNMHLGMSLLETDNDGGFMACAPLWSRACGSSVFSSGICARVDASFRPQGSLAPTAQRCPTYMDVVIVLDGSNSIYPWSEVQTFLRRLVGRLFIDPEQVQVGLVQYGESPVHEWSLGDFRTKEEVVRAARNLSRREGRETKTAQAILVACTEGFSLSRGGRPEAARLLVVVTDGESHDGEELPAALKACEAGRVTRYGIAVLGHYLRRQRDPTSFLREIRMIANDPDERFFFNVTDEAALTDIVDALGDRIFGLEGSHGENESSFGLEMSQIGFSTHRLKDGILFGMVGAYDWGGSVLWLEEGHHLFPPRTALEDEFPPAFQNHAAYLGYSVSSMLLRGGRRLFLSGAPRFRHRGKVIAFQLKKDGAVRVAQSLQGEQIGSYFGSELCPLDTDGDGTTNVLLVAAPMFLGPQNKETGRVYVYLVGQQSLLTLQGTLQPEPPQDARFGFAMGAIPDLNQDGFADVAVGAPLEDGHHGALYLYHGTQSGIRPRPAQRIAAISMPQALSYFGRSVDGRLDLDGDDLVDVAVGAQGAAVLLSSRPIVHLGPSLEVTPPAISVVQKNCSRRGQEAACLSAALCFQVTSRTPGRWNRRFYLRFTASLDEWTAGARAVFDGSGQRLSPRRLQLSVGNVTCEQLRFHVLDTSDYLRPLALTVTFALDNTTKPGPVLDEGSPTSIQKLVPFSKDCGPDNECITDLVLQASVDIRGSRRDPFVVRGGRQKVLVSATLENRKENAYNTSLSLSFSRNLHLASFTSQRDSPVKVECAAPSPHVRLCSVAHPVFRTGAKVTFLLEFEFSCSSLLSQVLVRLTASSNSLEKNGTLQDNTAQISAYIQYEPHLLFSSESTLHRYEVHPYGTLPVGPEFKTTLRVQNLGCYVVSGLIISAFLPAVAHGGNYFLSLSQVVTNNASCTVQNLTEPPQPPVHPEEFQYMNRLNGSNTRCQVVRCHLGRLAKGTEVSVGLLRLVHNEFFRRAKFKSLTVVSTFELGAKEGSVLRLPEASRWSESLLEVIQTRPVLISLWILIGSVLGGLLLLALLVFCLWKLGFFTRKKIPEEEKREGKLEQ is encoded by the exons ATGGAACTCCCCCTCATCCCTCACCTGCTCTTGCCCGTGGTGTTCCTGACAG GTCTGTGCTCCCCCTTTAACCTGGATGTGCATCACCCGCGCCTCTTCCCAGGGCCACCTGAGGCAGAATTTGGATATAGTGTCTTACAACATGTCGGGGGTGGCCGTCGATG GATGCTGGTGGGCGCCCCCTGGGATGGGCCTTCAGGAGACAGAAGGGGGGATGTTTATCGCTGCCCTGTCGGGGGCTCCCACAGTGCTCCATGTGCCAAAGGCCATTTGG gtgactatccactgggaaattCATCTCATCCTGCTGTGAATATGCACCTGGGAATGTCTCTGCTAGAGACAGACAACGATGGGGGATTCATG GCTTGTGCCCCTCTCTGGTCTCGTGCTTGCGGCTCCTCTGTCTTCAGTTCTGGGATATGTGCCCGCGTAGATGCTTCATTCcggccccagggcagcctggcaCCCACCGCACAAC GCTGTCCCACCTACATGGATGTTGTCATCGTCTTGGACGGCTCCAATAGCATCTATCCCTGGTCTGAAGTTCAGACTTTCCTACGAAGACTGGTAGGGAGACTGTTCATTGACCCAGAGCAAGTACAG GTGGGACTGGTGCAGTATGGGGAAAGCCCTGTGCATGAGTGGTCCTTGGGAGATTTCCGAACCAAGGAAGAAGTGGTGAGGGCAGCAAGGAACCTGAGTCGGCGAGAAGGACGAGAAACAAAGACTGCCCAAGCAATCCTGGTGGCCTG cACAGAAGGATTCAGTCTGTCCCGTGGTGGCCGACCAGAGGCTGCCAGGCTACTGGTGGTTGTCACGGATGGAGAGTCACACGATGGGGAGGAGCTTCCCGCTGCACTAAAGGCCTGTGAGGCTGGAAGAGTGACCCGCTATGGGATCGCG GTCCTTGGCCACTATCTCCGGAGGCAGCGAGACCCCACTTCCTTCCTGCGGGAAATCCGAATGATTGCCAATGACCCAGATGAGAGATTCTTCTTCAATGTCACAGATGAAGCTGCACTGACTGACATTGTAGACGCCCTGGGAGACCGGATTTTTGGCCTCGAGG GGTCCCATGGAGAAAATGAAAGCTCTTTCGGGCTGGAAATGTCTCAGATTGGTTTCTCCACTCATCGGCTGAAG GATGGGATTCTCTTTGGAATGGTGGGGGCCTACGACTGGGGGGGCTCTGTATTGTGGCTCGAAGAGGGTCACCACCTTTTCCCCCCACGGACAGCCCTGGAAGATGAGTTCCCCCCTGCTTTCCAGAACCATGCAGCCTACTTGG GTTACTCTGTTTCCTCCATGCTTTTGCGGGGTGGACGCCGCCTCTTTCTCTCAGGGGCTCCTCGGTTTAGACACAGAGGAAAGGTCATCGCCTTCCAGCTTAAGAAAGATGGGGCTGTGAGGGTTGCCCAGAGCCTCCAGGGGGAGCAG ATTGGTTCCTACTTTGGCAGTGAGCTCTGCCCATTGGATACAGATGGGGATGGAACAACCAATGTCTTACTTGTGGCTGCTCCCAtgttcctgggaccccagaataaGGAGACGGGGCGTGTTTATGTGTATCTGGTGGGGCAG CAGTCCTTGCTGACACTCCAGGGCACGCTTCAGCCAGAACCCCCCCAGGATGCTCGGTTTGGCTTTGCCATGGGTGCCATTCCTGATCTGAACCAAGATGGTTTTGCTGATGTGGCTGTGGGGGCGCCCCTGGAGGATGGGCATCATGGAGCCCTGTACCTATATCATGGCACCCAGAGTGGAATCAGGCCCCGTCCTGCCCAG aGGATTGCTGCCATCTCCATGCCACAGGCCCTCAGCTACTTTGGCCGTAGTGTGGATGGCCGGCTGGATCTGGATGGAGATGACCTGGTAGATGTGGCTGTGGGTGCCCAAGGGGCAGCTGTCCTGCTCAG CTCCCGGCCCATTGTCCACCTGGGCCCCTCCCTGGAGGTGACCCCACCAGCCATCAGTGTGGTTCAGAAGAACTGCAGCCGGCGAGGCCAAGAGGCAGCCTGCCTTTCTGCGGCCCTTTGCTTCCAAGTGACCTCTCGCACTCCTGGCCGCTGGAATCGCCGATTCT ATTTGCGGTTTACAGCATCACTAGATGAGTGGACGGCAGGGGCGCGGGCTGTGTTTGATGGCTCTGGCCAGAGGCTGTCCCCTCGGAGGCTCCAGCTCAGCGTAGGGAATGTCACCTGTGAGCAGCTGCGCTTCCATGTGCTG GATACCTCAGATTACCTCCGGCCACTGGCCTTGACTGTGACCTTTGCATTGGACAACACCACGAAGCCAGGGCCTGTGCTGGATGAGGGCTCACCCACCTCCATACAAAAGCTG GTCCCCTTCTCAAAGGACTGTGGCCCTGACAATGAATGCATCACAGACCTGGTGCTTCAAGCCAGTGTAGACATCAGAGGCTCTAG GAGGGACCCATTCGTGGTTCGAGGAGGTCGGCAGAAAGTGCTGGTGTCAGCAACTCTGGAGAACAGGAAGGAAAATGCCTACAACACTAGCCTGAGTCTCAGCTTCTCCAGAAACCTCCATCTGGCCAGTTTCACGTCTCAG AGGGACAGCCCAGTGAAGGTGGAGTGTGCAGCCCCTTCCCCTCATGTCCGGCTCTGCAGTGTGGCTCACCCTGTCTTTCGGACTGGAGCCAAG GTGACCTTCCTGCTGGAGTTTGAGTTtagctgctcctccctcctgagcCAGGTCCTTGTGAGGCTGACTGCTTCAAG CAATAGCCTGGAGAAAAACGGGACCCTTCAAGATAACACAGCCCAGATCTCAGCCTACATTCAATATGAGCCCCACCTCCTGTTCTCCAG TGAGTCCACTCTGCACCGCTATGAGGTTCACCCATATGGGACCCTCCCAGTGGGTCCCGAATTCAAAACCACTCTTAGG GTTCAGAACCTTGGCTGCTATGTGGTCAGTGGCCTCATCATCTCAGCCTTCCTTCCAGCTGTAGCCCATGGGGGCAACTACTTCCTGTCATTGTCTCAAGTCGTCACTAACAAT GCAAGCTGCACAGTACAGAACCTGACCGAGCCTCCACAGCCCCCTGTGCACCCAGAGGAGTTTCAGTACATGAACAGACTG AATGGGAGCAACACTCGGTGTCAGGTCGTGAGGTGCCATCTTGGGCGACTGGCAAAGGGGACCGAGGTCTCTGTTGGACTATTGAGACTGGTTCACAATGAATTTTTCCGGAGg GCCAAATTCAAGTCTCTGACGGTGGTCAGCACCTTTGAGCTGGGAGCTAAGGAGGGCAGTGTCCTACGGCTGCCTGAAGCCTCTCGTTGGAGTGAG agcctgctggAGGTGATTCAGACCCGCCCTGTCCTCATCTCCCTATGGATCCTTATTGGCAGTGTCCTGGGAGGGCTTCTCCTACTTGCTCTCCTTGTCTTCTGTCTTTGGAAG CTTGGCTTCTTTACCCGTAAGAAAatccctgaggaagaaaaaagagaagggaaattggAGCAATGA
- the ITGA10 gene encoding integrin alpha-10 isoform X3 has translation MELPLIPHLLLPVVFLTGLCSPFNLDVHHPRLFPGPPEAEFGYSVLQHVGGGRRWMLVGAPWDGPSGDRRGDVYRCPVGGSHSAPCAKGHLGDYPLGNSSHPAVNMHLGMSLLETDNDGGFMACAPLWSRACGSSVFSSGICARVDASFRPQGSLAPTAQRCPTYMDVVIVLDGSNSIYPWSEVQTFLRRLVGRLFIDPEQVQVGLVQYGESPVHEWSLGDFRTKEEVVRAARNLSRREGRETKTAQAILVACTEGFSLSRGGRPEAARLLVVVTDGESHDGEELPAALKACEAGRVTRYGIAVLGHYLRRQRDPTSFLREIRMIANDPDERFFFNVTDEAALTDIVDALGDRIFGLEGSHGENESSFGLEMSQIGFSTHRLKDGILFGMVGAYDWGGSVLWLEEGHHLFPPRTALEDEFPPAFQNHAAYLGYSVSSMLLRGGRRLFLSGAPRFRHRGKVIAFQLKKDGAVRVAQSLQGEQIGSYFGSELCPLDTDGDGTTNVLLVAAPMFLGPQNKETGRVYVYLVGQQSLLTLQGTLQPEPPQDARFGFAMGAIPDLNQDGFADVAVGAPLEDGHHGALYLYHGTQSGIRPRPAQRIAAISMPQALSYFGRSVDGRLDLDGDDLVDVAVGAQGAAVLLSSRPIVHLGPSLEVTPPAISVVQKNCSRRGQEAACLSAALCFQVTSRTPGRWNRRFYLRFTASLDEWTAGARAVFDGSGQRLSPRRLQLSVGNVTCEQLRFHVLDTSDYLRPLALTVTFALDNTTKPGPVLDEGSPTSIQKLVPFSKDCGPDNECITDLVLQASVDIRGSRRDPFVVRGGRQKVLVSATLENRKENAYNTSLSLSFSRNLHLASFTSQRDSPVKVECAAPSPHVRLCSVAHPVFRTGAKVTFLLEFEFSCSSLLSQVLVRLTASSNSLEKNGTLQDNTAQISAYIQYEPHLLFSSESTLHRYEVHPYGTLPVGPEFKTTLRVQNLGCYVVSGLIISAFLPAVAHGGNYFLSLSQVVTNNASCTVQNLTEPPQPPVHPEEFQYMNRLNGSNTRCQVVRCHLGRLAKGTEVSVGLLRLVHNEFFRRSLLEVIQTRPVLISLWILIGSVLGGLLLLALLVFCLWKLGFFTRKKIPEEEKREGKLEQ, from the exons ATGGAACTCCCCCTCATCCCTCACCTGCTCTTGCCCGTGGTGTTCCTGACAG GTCTGTGCTCCCCCTTTAACCTGGATGTGCATCACCCGCGCCTCTTCCCAGGGCCACCTGAGGCAGAATTTGGATATAGTGTCTTACAACATGTCGGGGGTGGCCGTCGATG GATGCTGGTGGGCGCCCCCTGGGATGGGCCTTCAGGAGACAGAAGGGGGGATGTTTATCGCTGCCCTGTCGGGGGCTCCCACAGTGCTCCATGTGCCAAAGGCCATTTGG gtgactatccactgggaaattCATCTCATCCTGCTGTGAATATGCACCTGGGAATGTCTCTGCTAGAGACAGACAACGATGGGGGATTCATG GCTTGTGCCCCTCTCTGGTCTCGTGCTTGCGGCTCCTCTGTCTTCAGTTCTGGGATATGTGCCCGCGTAGATGCTTCATTCcggccccagggcagcctggcaCCCACCGCACAAC GCTGTCCCACCTACATGGATGTTGTCATCGTCTTGGACGGCTCCAATAGCATCTATCCCTGGTCTGAAGTTCAGACTTTCCTACGAAGACTGGTAGGGAGACTGTTCATTGACCCAGAGCAAGTACAG GTGGGACTGGTGCAGTATGGGGAAAGCCCTGTGCATGAGTGGTCCTTGGGAGATTTCCGAACCAAGGAAGAAGTGGTGAGGGCAGCAAGGAACCTGAGTCGGCGAGAAGGACGAGAAACAAAGACTGCCCAAGCAATCCTGGTGGCCTG cACAGAAGGATTCAGTCTGTCCCGTGGTGGCCGACCAGAGGCTGCCAGGCTACTGGTGGTTGTCACGGATGGAGAGTCACACGATGGGGAGGAGCTTCCCGCTGCACTAAAGGCCTGTGAGGCTGGAAGAGTGACCCGCTATGGGATCGCG GTCCTTGGCCACTATCTCCGGAGGCAGCGAGACCCCACTTCCTTCCTGCGGGAAATCCGAATGATTGCCAATGACCCAGATGAGAGATTCTTCTTCAATGTCACAGATGAAGCTGCACTGACTGACATTGTAGACGCCCTGGGAGACCGGATTTTTGGCCTCGAGG GGTCCCATGGAGAAAATGAAAGCTCTTTCGGGCTGGAAATGTCTCAGATTGGTTTCTCCACTCATCGGCTGAAG GATGGGATTCTCTTTGGAATGGTGGGGGCCTACGACTGGGGGGGCTCTGTATTGTGGCTCGAAGAGGGTCACCACCTTTTCCCCCCACGGACAGCCCTGGAAGATGAGTTCCCCCCTGCTTTCCAGAACCATGCAGCCTACTTGG GTTACTCTGTTTCCTCCATGCTTTTGCGGGGTGGACGCCGCCTCTTTCTCTCAGGGGCTCCTCGGTTTAGACACAGAGGAAAGGTCATCGCCTTCCAGCTTAAGAAAGATGGGGCTGTGAGGGTTGCCCAGAGCCTCCAGGGGGAGCAG ATTGGTTCCTACTTTGGCAGTGAGCTCTGCCCATTGGATACAGATGGGGATGGAACAACCAATGTCTTACTTGTGGCTGCTCCCAtgttcctgggaccccagaataaGGAGACGGGGCGTGTTTATGTGTATCTGGTGGGGCAG CAGTCCTTGCTGACACTCCAGGGCACGCTTCAGCCAGAACCCCCCCAGGATGCTCGGTTTGGCTTTGCCATGGGTGCCATTCCTGATCTGAACCAAGATGGTTTTGCTGATGTGGCTGTGGGGGCGCCCCTGGAGGATGGGCATCATGGAGCCCTGTACCTATATCATGGCACCCAGAGTGGAATCAGGCCCCGTCCTGCCCAG aGGATTGCTGCCATCTCCATGCCACAGGCCCTCAGCTACTTTGGCCGTAGTGTGGATGGCCGGCTGGATCTGGATGGAGATGACCTGGTAGATGTGGCTGTGGGTGCCCAAGGGGCAGCTGTCCTGCTCAG CTCCCGGCCCATTGTCCACCTGGGCCCCTCCCTGGAGGTGACCCCACCAGCCATCAGTGTGGTTCAGAAGAACTGCAGCCGGCGAGGCCAAGAGGCAGCCTGCCTTTCTGCGGCCCTTTGCTTCCAAGTGACCTCTCGCACTCCTGGCCGCTGGAATCGCCGATTCT ATTTGCGGTTTACAGCATCACTAGATGAGTGGACGGCAGGGGCGCGGGCTGTGTTTGATGGCTCTGGCCAGAGGCTGTCCCCTCGGAGGCTCCAGCTCAGCGTAGGGAATGTCACCTGTGAGCAGCTGCGCTTCCATGTGCTG GATACCTCAGATTACCTCCGGCCACTGGCCTTGACTGTGACCTTTGCATTGGACAACACCACGAAGCCAGGGCCTGTGCTGGATGAGGGCTCACCCACCTCCATACAAAAGCTG GTCCCCTTCTCAAAGGACTGTGGCCCTGACAATGAATGCATCACAGACCTGGTGCTTCAAGCCAGTGTAGACATCAGAGGCTCTAG GAGGGACCCATTCGTGGTTCGAGGAGGTCGGCAGAAAGTGCTGGTGTCAGCAACTCTGGAGAACAGGAAGGAAAATGCCTACAACACTAGCCTGAGTCTCAGCTTCTCCAGAAACCTCCATCTGGCCAGTTTCACGTCTCAG AGGGACAGCCCAGTGAAGGTGGAGTGTGCAGCCCCTTCCCCTCATGTCCGGCTCTGCAGTGTGGCTCACCCTGTCTTTCGGACTGGAGCCAAG GTGACCTTCCTGCTGGAGTTTGAGTTtagctgctcctccctcctgagcCAGGTCCTTGTGAGGCTGACTGCTTCAAG CAATAGCCTGGAGAAAAACGGGACCCTTCAAGATAACACAGCCCAGATCTCAGCCTACATTCAATATGAGCCCCACCTCCTGTTCTCCAG TGAGTCCACTCTGCACCGCTATGAGGTTCACCCATATGGGACCCTCCCAGTGGGTCCCGAATTCAAAACCACTCTTAGG GTTCAGAACCTTGGCTGCTATGTGGTCAGTGGCCTCATCATCTCAGCCTTCCTTCCAGCTGTAGCCCATGGGGGCAACTACTTCCTGTCATTGTCTCAAGTCGTCACTAACAAT GCAAGCTGCACAGTACAGAACCTGACCGAGCCTCCACAGCCCCCTGTGCACCCAGAGGAGTTTCAGTACATGAACAGACTG AATGGGAGCAACACTCGGTGTCAGGTCGTGAGGTGCCATCTTGGGCGACTGGCAAAGGGGACCGAGGTCTCTGTTGGACTATTGAGACTGGTTCACAATGAATTTTTCCGGAGg agcctgctggAGGTGATTCAGACCCGCCCTGTCCTCATCTCCCTATGGATCCTTATTGGCAGTGTCCTGGGAGGGCTTCTCCTACTTGCTCTCCTTGTCTTCTGTCTTTGGAAG CTTGGCTTCTTTACCCGTAAGAAAatccctgaggaagaaaaaagagaagggaaattggAGCAATGA
- the ITGA10 gene encoding integrin alpha-10 isoform X2 translates to MELPLIPHLLLPVVFLTGLCSPFNLDVHHPRLFPGPPEAEFGYSVLQHVGGGRRWMLVGAPWDGPSGDRRGDVYRCPVGGSHSAPCAKGHLGDYPLGNSSHPAVNMHLGMSLLETDNDGGFMACAPLWSRACGSSVFSSGICARVDASFRPQGSLAPTAQRCPTYMDVVIVLDGSNSIYPWSEVQTFLRRLVGRLFIDPEQVQVGLVQYGESPVHEWSLGDFRTKEEVVRAARNLSRREGRETKTAQAILVACTEGFSLSRGGRPEAARLLVVVTDGESHDGEELPAALKACEAGRVTRYGIAVLGHYLRRQRDPTSFLREIRMIANDPDERFFFNVTDEAALTDIVDALGDRIFGLEGSHGENESSFGLEMSQIGFSTHRLKDGILFGMVGAYDWGGSVLWLEEGHHLFPPRTALEDEFPPAFQNHAAYLGYSVSSMLLRGGRRLFLSGAPRFRHRGKVIAFQLKKDGAVRVAQSLQGEQIGSYFGSELCPLDTDGDGTTNVLLVAAPMFLGPQNKETGRVYVYLVGQSLLTLQGTLQPEPPQDARFGFAMGAIPDLNQDGFADVAVGAPLEDGHHGALYLYHGTQSGIRPRPAQRIAAISMPQALSYFGRSVDGRLDLDGDDLVDVAVGAQGAAVLLSSRPIVHLGPSLEVTPPAISVVQKNCSRRGQEAACLSAALCFQVTSRTPGRWNRRFYLRFTASLDEWTAGARAVFDGSGQRLSPRRLQLSVGNVTCEQLRFHVLDTSDYLRPLALTVTFALDNTTKPGPVLDEGSPTSIQKLVPFSKDCGPDNECITDLVLQASVDIRGSRRDPFVVRGGRQKVLVSATLENRKENAYNTSLSLSFSRNLHLASFTSQRDSPVKVECAAPSPHVRLCSVAHPVFRTGAKVTFLLEFEFSCSSLLSQVLVRLTASSNSLEKNGTLQDNTAQISAYIQYEPHLLFSSESTLHRYEVHPYGTLPVGPEFKTTLRVQNLGCYVVSGLIISAFLPAVAHGGNYFLSLSQVVTNNASCTVQNLTEPPQPPVHPEEFQYMNRLNGSNTRCQVVRCHLGRLAKGTEVSVGLLRLVHNEFFRRAKFKSLTVVSTFELGAKEGSVLRLPEASRWSESLLEVIQTRPVLISLWILIGSVLGGLLLLALLVFCLWKLGFFTRKKIPEEEKREGKLEQ, encoded by the exons ATGGAACTCCCCCTCATCCCTCACCTGCTCTTGCCCGTGGTGTTCCTGACAG GTCTGTGCTCCCCCTTTAACCTGGATGTGCATCACCCGCGCCTCTTCCCAGGGCCACCTGAGGCAGAATTTGGATATAGTGTCTTACAACATGTCGGGGGTGGCCGTCGATG GATGCTGGTGGGCGCCCCCTGGGATGGGCCTTCAGGAGACAGAAGGGGGGATGTTTATCGCTGCCCTGTCGGGGGCTCCCACAGTGCTCCATGTGCCAAAGGCCATTTGG gtgactatccactgggaaattCATCTCATCCTGCTGTGAATATGCACCTGGGAATGTCTCTGCTAGAGACAGACAACGATGGGGGATTCATG GCTTGTGCCCCTCTCTGGTCTCGTGCTTGCGGCTCCTCTGTCTTCAGTTCTGGGATATGTGCCCGCGTAGATGCTTCATTCcggccccagggcagcctggcaCCCACCGCACAAC GCTGTCCCACCTACATGGATGTTGTCATCGTCTTGGACGGCTCCAATAGCATCTATCCCTGGTCTGAAGTTCAGACTTTCCTACGAAGACTGGTAGGGAGACTGTTCATTGACCCAGAGCAAGTACAG GTGGGACTGGTGCAGTATGGGGAAAGCCCTGTGCATGAGTGGTCCTTGGGAGATTTCCGAACCAAGGAAGAAGTGGTGAGGGCAGCAAGGAACCTGAGTCGGCGAGAAGGACGAGAAACAAAGACTGCCCAAGCAATCCTGGTGGCCTG cACAGAAGGATTCAGTCTGTCCCGTGGTGGCCGACCAGAGGCTGCCAGGCTACTGGTGGTTGTCACGGATGGAGAGTCACACGATGGGGAGGAGCTTCCCGCTGCACTAAAGGCCTGTGAGGCTGGAAGAGTGACCCGCTATGGGATCGCG GTCCTTGGCCACTATCTCCGGAGGCAGCGAGACCCCACTTCCTTCCTGCGGGAAATCCGAATGATTGCCAATGACCCAGATGAGAGATTCTTCTTCAATGTCACAGATGAAGCTGCACTGACTGACATTGTAGACGCCCTGGGAGACCGGATTTTTGGCCTCGAGG GGTCCCATGGAGAAAATGAAAGCTCTTTCGGGCTGGAAATGTCTCAGATTGGTTTCTCCACTCATCGGCTGAAG GATGGGATTCTCTTTGGAATGGTGGGGGCCTACGACTGGGGGGGCTCTGTATTGTGGCTCGAAGAGGGTCACCACCTTTTCCCCCCACGGACAGCCCTGGAAGATGAGTTCCCCCCTGCTTTCCAGAACCATGCAGCCTACTTGG GTTACTCTGTTTCCTCCATGCTTTTGCGGGGTGGACGCCGCCTCTTTCTCTCAGGGGCTCCTCGGTTTAGACACAGAGGAAAGGTCATCGCCTTCCAGCTTAAGAAAGATGGGGCTGTGAGGGTTGCCCAGAGCCTCCAGGGGGAGCAG ATTGGTTCCTACTTTGGCAGTGAGCTCTGCCCATTGGATACAGATGGGGATGGAACAACCAATGTCTTACTTGTGGCTGCTCCCAtgttcctgggaccccagaataaGGAGACGGGGCGTGTTTATGTGTATCTGGTGGGGCAG TCCTTGCTGACACTCCAGGGCACGCTTCAGCCAGAACCCCCCCAGGATGCTCGGTTTGGCTTTGCCATGGGTGCCATTCCTGATCTGAACCAAGATGGTTTTGCTGATGTGGCTGTGGGGGCGCCCCTGGAGGATGGGCATCATGGAGCCCTGTACCTATATCATGGCACCCAGAGTGGAATCAGGCCCCGTCCTGCCCAG aGGATTGCTGCCATCTCCATGCCACAGGCCCTCAGCTACTTTGGCCGTAGTGTGGATGGCCGGCTGGATCTGGATGGAGATGACCTGGTAGATGTGGCTGTGGGTGCCCAAGGGGCAGCTGTCCTGCTCAG CTCCCGGCCCATTGTCCACCTGGGCCCCTCCCTGGAGGTGACCCCACCAGCCATCAGTGTGGTTCAGAAGAACTGCAGCCGGCGAGGCCAAGAGGCAGCCTGCCTTTCTGCGGCCCTTTGCTTCCAAGTGACCTCTCGCACTCCTGGCCGCTGGAATCGCCGATTCT ATTTGCGGTTTACAGCATCACTAGATGAGTGGACGGCAGGGGCGCGGGCTGTGTTTGATGGCTCTGGCCAGAGGCTGTCCCCTCGGAGGCTCCAGCTCAGCGTAGGGAATGTCACCTGTGAGCAGCTGCGCTTCCATGTGCTG GATACCTCAGATTACCTCCGGCCACTGGCCTTGACTGTGACCTTTGCATTGGACAACACCACGAAGCCAGGGCCTGTGCTGGATGAGGGCTCACCCACCTCCATACAAAAGCTG GTCCCCTTCTCAAAGGACTGTGGCCCTGACAATGAATGCATCACAGACCTGGTGCTTCAAGCCAGTGTAGACATCAGAGGCTCTAG GAGGGACCCATTCGTGGTTCGAGGAGGTCGGCAGAAAGTGCTGGTGTCAGCAACTCTGGAGAACAGGAAGGAAAATGCCTACAACACTAGCCTGAGTCTCAGCTTCTCCAGAAACCTCCATCTGGCCAGTTTCACGTCTCAG AGGGACAGCCCAGTGAAGGTGGAGTGTGCAGCCCCTTCCCCTCATGTCCGGCTCTGCAGTGTGGCTCACCCTGTCTTTCGGACTGGAGCCAAG GTGACCTTCCTGCTGGAGTTTGAGTTtagctgctcctccctcctgagcCAGGTCCTTGTGAGGCTGACTGCTTCAAG CAATAGCCTGGAGAAAAACGGGACCCTTCAAGATAACACAGCCCAGATCTCAGCCTACATTCAATATGAGCCCCACCTCCTGTTCTCCAG TGAGTCCACTCTGCACCGCTATGAGGTTCACCCATATGGGACCCTCCCAGTGGGTCCCGAATTCAAAACCACTCTTAGG GTTCAGAACCTTGGCTGCTATGTGGTCAGTGGCCTCATCATCTCAGCCTTCCTTCCAGCTGTAGCCCATGGGGGCAACTACTTCCTGTCATTGTCTCAAGTCGTCACTAACAAT GCAAGCTGCACAGTACAGAACCTGACCGAGCCTCCACAGCCCCCTGTGCACCCAGAGGAGTTTCAGTACATGAACAGACTG AATGGGAGCAACACTCGGTGTCAGGTCGTGAGGTGCCATCTTGGGCGACTGGCAAAGGGGACCGAGGTCTCTGTTGGACTATTGAGACTGGTTCACAATGAATTTTTCCGGAGg GCCAAATTCAAGTCTCTGACGGTGGTCAGCACCTTTGAGCTGGGAGCTAAGGAGGGCAGTGTCCTACGGCTGCCTGAAGCCTCTCGTTGGAGTGAG agcctgctggAGGTGATTCAGACCCGCCCTGTCCTCATCTCCCTATGGATCCTTATTGGCAGTGTCCTGGGAGGGCTTCTCCTACTTGCTCTCCTTGTCTTCTGTCTTTGGAAG CTTGGCTTCTTTACCCGTAAGAAAatccctgaggaagaaaaaagagaagggaaattggAGCAATGA